A part of Danaus plexippus chromosome 27, MEX_DaPlex, whole genome shotgun sequence genomic DNA contains:
- the LOC116775712 gene encoding uncharacterized protein LOC116775712 — protein sequence MKSTNMESCSDRLSPSSDMTNESETSLPSFPYEQQSGNFYQPEINEKQYFSCKQKSPRDDRKEVYLQESNKNSLENYLPARSKKYLNFELKLPPINDNFFSQIDSDDRTMRSAYFSDMNKCVQNENNPNMQELDIDLNNQFENVNSDRERVQQSYFADNESGNMRRCLNFNSEQVQCVCEALQQKGDIEKLAAFLWSLPPSELLRGNETVLRARALVAYHRGVFQELYAILETHTFSPRHHTDLQNLWFKAHYKEAQKVRGRPLGAVDKYRLRKKYPLPKTIWDGEETVYCFKEKSRNALKDCYYRNRYPTPDEKRALAQKTGLTLTQVSNWFKNRRQRDRTPQQPNRPEMMVPAQYVGSQPGLAQSFLPNAYYKLQESHYLHGNP from the exons atgaaatctaCAAACATGGAGTCGTGTTCTGACCGGTTGAGTCCATCCAGCGACATGACAAACGAATCCGAGACATCGCTGCCATCATTTCCATACGAACAGCAGAGTGGGAACTTCTATCAGCCGGAGATAAACGAAAAACAATACTTTTCCTGCAAACAGAAGTCACCGCGCGACGACAGGAAAGAGGTTTACTTACAGGAGAGCAATAAAAACTCCTTAGAGAACTACTTGCCGGCGAGGagcaaaaagtatttaaatttcgaactCAAATTGCCGCCGATCAATGACAACTTTTTCTCTCAAATTGACAGCGATGACAGGACGATGCGTTCAGCGTACTTCAGTGACATGAACAAATGCGTTCAGAATGAGAACAATCCGAACATGCAAGAATTGGATATAGATTTAAACAATCAGTTTGAAAACGTTAACAGTGACAGAGAGAGGGTCCAACAATCATATTTTGCGGATAATGAAAGTGGAAATATGCGGAGATGTTTAAACTTCAACTCCGAACAGGTTCAGTGCGTGTGTGAGGCGCTCCAGCAAAAAGGCGATATAGAAAAATTGGCGGCATTCCTATGGAGTCTACCACCGAGTGAATTATTAAGAGGAAATGAAACCGTTCTCAG GGCCCGCGCTTTGGTGGCGTATCATCGCGGCGTATTTCAGGAGTTGTACGCCATATTGGAGACGCACACATTCTCACCTCGTCACCACACAGATCTCCAGAACCTTTGGTTTAAAGCGCACTATAAGGAAGCCCAGAAAGTCAGAGGAAGACCGCTTG gaGCTGTTGATAAATACCGTCTTCGCAAGAAGTATCCCTTGCCAAAGACGATCTGGGATGGTGAAGAGACGGTGTACTGCTTTAAGGAAAAGTCGAGAAATGCGCTGAAAGACTGTTACTACAGGAACCG TTACCCAACTCCAGATGAAAAACGTGCGCTCGCACAAAAAACAGGCTTGACATTAACACAAGTGTCAAATTGGTTCAAGAACCGACGCCAGAGGGATAGGACACCGCAACAACCGAATAGACC tgAAATGATGGTTCCGGCTCAATATGTCGGTTCGCAGCCGGGTTTGGCGCAATCTTTTCTTCCTAATGCCTACTATAAGCTTCAAGAATCTCACTATTTACACGGAAATCCTTGA
- the LOC116775711 gene encoding beclin-1-like protein: MSDSKSFVNFSCQRCLQPLKLDESLNNLGEHTIADLTLQIRRNNEADLDLQSSSLDHYVPPFRMSESGNGANGFMVISDGWETTSVGHQLHVKATLFDLLSNNSDVDHPLCDECTDTLLELMDNQLRLAEAEWKDYNDYLKKLEDDKEDLNLEGLEKELEDWKQEQSRLLQELSALQKEEKAMKDEIDIQEKEKDRLEVEQEIYWKEYTRFRKDLMTTEDQIKFYECQLSYTQTQLDKLKKTNIFKATFHISDSGQFGIINNFRLGRLPSAPVDWSEINAAWGQTVLLLSSLARKINFCFQRYRLVPYGNHSYIEVLEDQKVLPLYGSGGFRFLWDTKFDAAMVAFLDCVQQFKEQVEKGNTGFCLPYRIDKGKIEDTASPPHAYSIKIQFNSEEHWTKALKYMLTNLKWGLTWISSQISEDNIEN; this comes from the coding sequence ATGAGTGATTCTAAATCGTTTGTGAATTTTTCATGCCAGAGATGTTTACAACCTTTGAAATTAGACGAATCTCTAAACAATCTTGGAGAGCACACGATTGCTGACTTGACGCTGCAAATTCGGCGGAATAATGAAGCCGATCTTGATTTGCAATCATCTAGTTTGGACCATTATGTGCCACCGTTTCGTATGTCGGAATCAGGTAATGGGGCCAATGGATTCATGGTGATCTCAGACGGATGGGAGACGACATCCGTTGGTCATCAATTGCATGTGAAAGCCACATTATTTGATCTGCTCTCTAATAACTCTGATGTAGATCATCCATTATGTGACGAATGCACTGACacattattagaattaatggACAATCAATTAAGGCTCGCTGAGGCTGAGTGGAAGGATTATAACGATTATCTAAAGAAATTAGAAGATGATAAGGAAGATTTGAACTTGGAAGGACTAGAGAAAGAGCTTGAAGATTGGAAACAGGAGCAGAGTCGACTGCTACAGGAGCTATCAGCTTTACAAAAAGAGGAAAAAGCCATGAAAGATGAGATAGATATACAAGAGAAAGAGAAGGATAGATTAGAAGTTGAACAAGAGATATATTGGAAAGAATATACTAGATTCCGTAAGGATTTGATGACAACGGaagatcaaataaaattttatgaatgtcAATTATCGTACACTCAAACACAGCTAGACAAATtgaagaaaacaaatatattcaaagcTACATTTCACATATCGGATTCTGGACAGTttggtattataaataactttcgcCTTGGTCGGCTACCATCTGCACCGGTAGATTGGTCAGAAATCAATGCTGCTTGGGGACAAACGGTGCTGCTTCTGTCGTCATTGGCTAGAAAGATCAATTTCTGTTTCCAACGCTACAGACTTGTGCCTTATGGAAACCATTCTTATATTGAAGTATTGGAAGATCAGAAAGTGTTACCGCTCTACGGCTCAGGCGGCTTCCGTTTTCTTTGGGATACAAAATTTGATGCGGCCATGGTAGCATTTTTAGATTGTGTCCAACAGTTTAAAGAACAAGTCGAGAAGGGGAACACCGGTTTTTGCTTGCCTTACAGGATTGATAAGGGGAAAATCGAAGACACTGCCTCACCACCACATGCATATTCCATTAAAATCCAGTTCAACTCCGAGGAGCATTGGACGAAAGCTCTAAAGTATATGTTGACTAACTTAAAATGGGGTCTAACTTGGATATCATCACAAATAAGCGAGGACAATATTgagaattga